A DNA window from Paenibacillus andongensis contains the following coding sequences:
- a CDS encoding ABC transporter ATP-binding protein, whose protein sequence is MKSTRLLVDFFKEKWPLYVVAALSISLGNIVHSYYPKLLGIFTDQLQQERLSKSLIIDYSLKLLMIGVTFGVLTAIGQYMIMRNGRRFEFVSRNRLFNHFTQLGATFYSKNGVGKLLSYVMNDVTVIRESISMGINHVVNSAILITAVILMMLFSSIPLYLILICILPLLLIPVLTVRFQPIIKKHSLQVQEALGKMTESAEEQFGGIRVAKKFAVEPIMVRRFSETVDRIRDNQLRLVRLSSLFEALIPFLGAISLIIAIAFGGYLTIQGRITIGNFVELTLYIRMMVNPLQQIGRVINAMQRSRASLERMNELLDLKSEIVQKELAQISDLDHEGIRIEHLSFAYPDDEDEVLHDITLTIEPGKSIGIIGKTGSGKSTLVKLMLRIYDPPEGTVWIGDTDIRDVTLESLRNQIAYVPQEGFLFSTTIRDNIAFYKRESPLEQVERAAKKAQILSSITSFPEKFETKLGERGVTLSGGQRQRTSLARGIIKDSPLMILDDSVSAVDSVTERHIIDTIRKERSNKTTIWIAHRISALKHTDEIIVLHEGRIVQRGTHEELIAQEGLYAELHAIQEGGSDDAHTEQQKQ, encoded by the coding sequence TTGAAGTCTACACGGTTATTGGTTGATTTCTTCAAAGAGAAATGGCCGTTGTACGTTGTAGCCGCATTGTCCATTTCTTTAGGTAACATTGTTCACTCTTACTACCCCAAACTGTTAGGCATATTTACAGATCAGCTGCAGCAAGAACGTTTGAGCAAATCTCTTATTATTGACTACAGTCTAAAACTGCTAATGATCGGTGTTACATTCGGTGTTTTAACAGCGATTGGTCAGTACATGATCATGCGTAATGGAAGACGCTTCGAGTTTGTTTCAAGAAACCGCTTGTTTAACCATTTCACACAGCTGGGCGCAACATTTTACTCGAAAAACGGCGTTGGTAAGCTGCTGAGTTACGTGATGAATGATGTCACTGTCATTCGAGAATCGATCTCCATGGGGATTAACCATGTGGTAAACTCTGCGATTTTGATCACGGCTGTCATTCTTATGATGCTGTTCAGTTCGATCCCGCTCTATTTAATTCTCATCTGCATATTGCCCTTATTGCTTATTCCAGTTCTAACTGTTCGATTTCAGCCTATTATTAAAAAGCATTCCTTACAGGTACAAGAAGCATTAGGTAAAATGACGGAGTCGGCCGAGGAGCAATTCGGCGGTATCCGGGTAGCCAAGAAATTTGCGGTGGAACCGATCATGGTTCGTAGGTTCAGTGAAACGGTAGATCGGATTCGTGACAACCAATTGAGGCTCGTTCGGCTATCATCCTTATTTGAAGCACTTATTCCGTTTCTGGGCGCAATATCGCTGATCATCGCGATTGCTTTTGGGGGCTATTTGACCATTCAAGGGAGGATTACGATCGGCAATTTCGTTGAATTAACGCTATACATACGGATGATGGTAAACCCTTTACAGCAAATTGGCCGCGTCATTAATGCCATGCAGCGTTCTCGAGCTTCGCTTGAACGAATGAATGAGCTGCTCGATTTGAAATCCGAAATTGTGCAAAAGGAGCTTGCGCAAATATCCGATCTCGATCACGAAGGAATTCGGATTGAACATTTGTCCTTTGCTTATCCAGATGACGAAGACGAAGTGCTTCATGACATTACATTAACGATTGAACCAGGTAAATCCATTGGCATTATCGGGAAAACAGGCAGTGGCAAATCGACCTTGGTGAAGCTGATGCTTAGAATATACGACCCGCCGGAGGGAACGGTATGGATCGGGGATACGGATATTCGCGATGTGACATTAGAAAGCCTGCGTAATCAAATCGCTTACGTTCCTCAAGAGGGTTTCTTGTTTAGCACGACCATTCGGGATAACATCGCCTTTTATAAAAGAGAATCACCCTTAGAACAGGTTGAGCGGGCTGCCAAAAAAGCGCAAATCCTCTCCAGCATAACGTCATTTCCTGAAAAGTTTGAGACGAAGCTGGGTGAGCGCGGTGTCACCTTATCGGGTGGGCAGCGTCAACGAACAAGCTTAGCCAGAGGGATCATTAAGGATTCTCCTTTGATGATTTTAGATGATAGTGTAAGCGCTGTAGACTCTGTAACGGAGAGGCATATTATCGATACAATTCGTAAAGAGAGATCGAACAAAACGACCATTTGGATTGCTCATCGGATCTCCGCACTGAAGCATACGGATGAGATTATCGTGCTTCATGAAGGCAGGATTGTGCAGCGCGGTACGCACGAAGAGCTAATTGCGCAAGAAGGATTGTACGCCGAGCTTCATGCGATACAAGAGGGAGGTAGCGACGATGCCCATACGGAGCAACAAAAGCAGTGA
- a CDS encoding YrzA family protein, whose translation MDFILDRIDNKIEFFQAYDMKTLERQINEQIDNNKALLLDVFAIQHHIVFDPNAGKMLYSAVVHFKVK comes from the coding sequence ATGGACTTTATTTTGGATCGTATCGATAATAAAATCGAGTTTTTTCAAGCTTATGATATGAAGACGCTGGAACGGCAAATCAACGAGCAAATCGATAACAACAAAGCTTTATTGCTTGACGTCTTCGCGATTCAGCATCACATCGTGTTCGATCCGAACGCTGGTAAAATGCTGTACAGTGCGGTTGTGCATTTTAAGGTGAAGTAA
- a CDS encoding HPr family phosphocarrier protein: MGGLETKAIVEINQLANQYKSSIVLKVGTRFIDVKSILGLSITLFSNQVYQLEIHGPDEAEAKHAMEELFNKHGLPLSED; the protein is encoded by the coding sequence ATGGGTGGTTTGGAAACAAAAGCAATCGTAGAGATAAATCAGCTGGCTAACCAATATAAATCGAGCATCGTTCTCAAGGTTGGGACTCGTTTCATTGATGTGAAAAGCATTCTTGGTCTGAGTATAACGCTATTCAGCAACCAAGTTTACCAGCTCGAAATTCATGGGCCCGATGAAGCTGAGGCTAAACATGCAATGGAGGAGCTATTTAATAAACATGGGCTACCGCTAAGCGAAGATTAG
- a CDS encoding TerC family protein, with translation MELEWLLLGLFKIIIINIILSGDNAVVIALACRNLPVEQQKKAIFFGSFGAIVLRVVLTFVAVWMLQIPFVQVIGGIMLIWIALKLMKNEEAEDHISSSQHLGAAIKTILIADLVMSLDNVLAVAGAANGQFLLIALGLGISIPLIIWGSQLLMKLMNRFPIIVVLGVGLLGYTSGEMIMSDRVIASQMESVHPAMHFVLPVLLTVAVIVVGKLMQKKQKEESIQGDLAG, from the coding sequence ATGGAACTGGAATGGCTTTTACTCGGATTATTTAAAATTATCATTATTAACATCATCTTAAGTGGCGATAACGCGGTAGTTATCGCCTTGGCATGCCGGAATTTGCCTGTAGAACAGCAGAAAAAAGCGATCTTCTTCGGCAGCTTTGGAGCTATCGTCCTTCGAGTGGTACTTACTTTTGTTGCCGTATGGATGCTCCAAATTCCATTCGTACAAGTGATTGGCGGCATCATGCTGATCTGGATCGCCTTAAAGCTAATGAAAAATGAGGAAGCGGAAGATCATATTTCTTCCAGCCAGCACCTTGGCGCAGCCATCAAAACGATCCTTATCGCCGATCTGGTAATGAGTCTGGACAACGTCCTCGCTGTGGCCGGGGCGGCTAACGGTCAGTTCCTGCTGATTGCTTTAGGACTTGGCATCAGTATTCCTTTGATCATTTGGGGAAGTCAGCTTTTAATGAAGTTAATGAACCGTTTTCCAATCATTGTTGTGCTTGGCGTTGGTTTACTGGGCTACACATCGGGGGAAATGATCATGAGCGATAGAGTAATCGCTTCCCAAATGGAATCGGTGCATCCAGCGATGCATTTCGTTCTCCCTGTTTTGCTTACTGTAGCAGTAATCGTTGTAGGCAAGCTAATGCAAAAAAAGCAAAAAGAGGAGTCCATTCAAGGAGATTTGGCAGGATAA
- a CDS encoding AEC family transporter: MDVLYLIVLNVIVPVFLLIGAGAFMHRVFHFDMHTLSKLNAYFLLPAVSFTNIYQSKLEWSTLLQIVSFLLLQSIALIALSAGTAKLAKFDKSLSSSYSNSVVLSNSGNFGLPVSQLVFQGNPVGLSVQVIVTIYQNLLTNTFGLANAVSAHNQGQKMLRELLKNPMIHAFVLGLLMHVLAIPIPAFIWHPLQNVSNAFLAIALVTLGAQSAYLQFRRLSSVLIFSLIGRLVVSPILALILILLLHLEGTTAQALFIASSFPTSRNSAVFALEYGNHPEYAAQVVLLSTLFSSLTVAVVVYVSKLLF; encoded by the coding sequence ATGGATGTACTTTATCTTATCGTACTCAATGTTATTGTACCTGTATTTTTATTAATTGGAGCAGGGGCTTTTATGCATCGTGTTTTTCATTTTGATATGCATACACTGTCTAAGCTCAATGCGTATTTCTTACTTCCAGCCGTCTCGTTTACGAATATTTATCAAAGTAAGCTGGAGTGGAGTACGCTGCTGCAAATCGTTAGCTTTTTGCTTCTCCAAAGCATTGCTCTAATCGCGTTGAGCGCAGGAACAGCAAAGCTGGCTAAATTTGATAAAAGTTTGTCCTCTAGCTATTCGAATAGTGTCGTACTTAGCAACTCTGGTAATTTCGGTTTACCGGTGTCACAGCTCGTGTTTCAGGGGAACCCGGTCGGCTTGTCTGTTCAAGTCATTGTAACCATCTATCAAAACTTGTTAACTAACACATTTGGATTGGCGAATGCCGTTTCCGCTCATAATCAGGGGCAGAAGATGCTGCGGGAGCTTTTGAAAAATCCCATGATACATGCATTTGTATTGGGGCTTCTGATGCATGTTCTGGCGATTCCAATCCCGGCATTCATATGGCATCCACTCCAAAATGTATCTAACGCCTTCCTTGCTATAGCATTAGTGACGCTAGGTGCACAGAGTGCTTACTTGCAGTTTAGGAGGCTAAGCAGCGTACTTATCTTCAGTCTGATTGGAAGACTAGTTGTCTCCCCGATCCTAGCATTAATTTTAATTTTACTGCTTCATTTAGAAGGTACAACGGCACAAGCATTGTTTATCGCCAGCTCGTTTCCCACCTCAAGGAACAGCGCGGTATTTGCATTAGAATACGGGAATCACCCGGAATACGCAGCTCAAGTGGTACTGCTTTCTACTTTGTTCAGCAGCTTGACTGTTGCCGTAGTCGTGTATGTATCGAAACTATTATTTTAG
- a CDS encoding tripartite tricarboxylate transporter permease yields the protein MGTIDYVLHGLGTAMQWHNVVFVFLGVLIGTVVGVLPGIGPMSGVALLIPITATMTAGLGPEEAATSSIILLAGVYYGAMYGGSTTSILLNTPGESSSVVTTLDGYQMAKQGRAGAALAISAIGSFAAGIISLIGLIFLARPLSAVAIKFGPAEYFSLMVLGLLAISGLAGKSMVKALMMTAFGLLLATIGIDNVSGVERFTFNIPELYQGLEFLTVAVGTFAVGEVFKTILQREGNDGELAKINRILPTKQDMKDSAGPIARGSVLGFFIGLLPGAGAILASFFAYIVEKKISKNPEKFGKGAIEGVASPEAANNAASGGAMIPLLTLGIPSSGTTAILMGAFIMYNVQPGPLLFQDHPQLAWGVIASMFVGNLMLLILNMPLVKVFAKVIETPTKYLIPLIIVFSVFGVYAVQYSTFDLLLIMGCGLVGYFLSKNDYPLAPLVLGLILGPMLENNMRRALTISNGDFMIFLQKPVSLAFLIIGFLWLTIPLILKMRGKNVLVNEEA from the coding sequence ATGGGCACGATTGATTATGTGCTTCATGGCTTGGGTACTGCAATGCAGTGGCACAATGTCGTGTTTGTTTTTCTAGGCGTATTAATTGGTACAGTGGTAGGTGTCCTACCCGGGATTGGACCTATGAGCGGTGTAGCTCTCTTAATCCCGATTACAGCGACTATGACCGCAGGATTAGGTCCTGAAGAAGCCGCGACGAGTTCCATTATTCTGCTCGCTGGTGTCTATTATGGAGCGATGTACGGAGGTTCGACGACTTCTATCCTGCTGAATACACCGGGAGAATCTTCTTCCGTAGTAACGACCTTAGATGGTTATCAAATGGCCAAACAAGGCAGAGCCGGGGCAGCACTTGCGATTTCGGCGATCGGCTCCTTTGCGGCCGGCATTATTTCCCTAATAGGCCTTATCTTTCTAGCTAGGCCATTATCGGCAGTTGCGATCAAGTTTGGTCCTGCCGAATATTTCTCCCTCATGGTTCTCGGCTTACTCGCAATCAGCGGTCTAGCTGGCAAATCCATGGTCAAAGCTTTAATGATGACAGCTTTCGGTCTGCTGCTCGCAACGATTGGGATTGATAATGTATCCGGCGTTGAACGATTTACATTTAATATTCCGGAGCTCTATCAGGGCTTGGAATTCCTTACCGTGGCCGTAGGTACTTTCGCTGTCGGTGAAGTATTCAAGACCATTCTACAGCGTGAAGGAAACGATGGTGAATTAGCCAAAATCAATCGAATCCTGCCAACCAAGCAGGATATGAAAGATAGCGCAGGACCGATTGCCCGCGGTTCAGTTCTTGGATTTTTCATCGGGCTATTGCCAGGAGCCGGTGCGATTCTAGCCTCCTTTTTCGCTTACATTGTAGAAAAGAAAATCAGTAAAAATCCCGAGAAATTCGGGAAGGGTGCCATTGAAGGGGTGGCTTCTCCGGAAGCTGCGAATAATGCGGCGTCAGGCGGCGCAATGATTCCACTTCTGACACTCGGCATCCCTTCATCTGGTACGACGGCTATTCTGATGGGTGCTTTCATTATGTACAATGTGCAACCAGGTCCTTTGTTATTCCAAGATCACCCGCAGCTTGCATGGGGCGTTATAGCCAGTATGTTTGTAGGCAACCTGATGCTGCTTATTCTGAATATGCCGCTCGTTAAAGTGTTTGCCAAAGTTATTGAGACACCAACGAAATATTTGATTCCATTAATTATTGTGTTTTCTGTATTCGGTGTCTACGCGGTTCAATATTCAACGTTTGATTTGCTACTAATTATGGGCTGCGGTCTTGTTGGGTACTTCTTATCGAAAAACGATTACCCGTTAGCACCACTGGTACTTGGTCTTATTCTTGGACCGATGCTGGAAAATAACATGCGCAGAGCGTTGACCATTTCGAATGGAGATTTCATGATTTTCCTACAAAAACCTGTTTCCCTCGCTTTCTTGATCATTGGCTTCTTATGGTTGACGATCCCGTTAATCTTGAAGATGAGAGGCAAAAATGTTCTTGTAAACGAAGAAGCATAA
- a CDS encoding tripartite tricarboxylate transporter TctB family protein, giving the protein MNTMFDRYAGIVFFAIGTTFVIGSRSISTSAYGSNVGANIFPMMLGAFLALMSIRLIYDSFRKQQAKRHKEDLDYKRFGIIFVAAVLYALFLEDVGFVISTFLFLMIGFQTMQKGRVWVSLVISIAFSCGVYYLYVNVLDGSLPGFPSWLGF; this is encoded by the coding sequence ATGAATACCATGTTTGACCGTTATGCAGGCATCGTTTTTTTTGCTATCGGCACCACATTTGTGATCGGCAGCAGAAGCATTTCAACAAGTGCATATGGCAGTAACGTAGGCGCGAATATATTCCCAATGATGCTGGGAGCTTTCTTAGCGCTAATGAGCATTCGTCTTATTTATGATTCGTTCCGCAAGCAGCAAGCGAAAAGACATAAAGAAGATTTAGATTACAAAAGATTTGGCATCATTTTTGTTGCAGCAGTCCTTTATGCATTATTTCTCGAAGATGTCGGATTCGTCATCTCCACATTTCTCTTTTTAATGATTGGGTTCCAAACGATGCAAAAAGGTAGAGTTTGGGTTTCACTGGTGATATCAATTGCTTTTTCCTGTGGTGTTTACTATTTGTATGTGAACGTGTTGGATGGTTCTCTTCCTGGATTCCCAAGTTGGTTAGGCTTCTAA
- a CDS encoding Bug family tripartite tricarboxylate transporter substrate binding protein encodes MIKNVLAASWKVTSISLLAISLAACGNGAAKPTDTTGDKAKETTAPAQAASKYPEKALSIIAPSGAGGGWDMTARTIAKVLSETKALDKPVSVENKPGGGGAVFLAEYATKDVKDNYKLFVSSPPILINHLKKEGNTPYGYTDTTPLAQLTKDYGAIAVAANSKYKDLKSLLDDLKADPTKLTVAGGSAPGSMDHLVSILPAFKYGIDPKKVKYVSYDGGGEAVTALLGGNADVLGTDASSLDQYVKAGKIRVLAVAAPGRLGGSMKDVPTMKEQGVDAEFLIWRGFFGPKNMDAGAKKFWEDTIKKMVESDTWKKEMTANNWETDYKKADDFKAFLGQQETQLKDMLTALGMQK; translated from the coding sequence TTGATAAAAAATGTATTGGCAGCATCTTGGAAAGTAACATCGATCAGTTTATTAGCAATCTCCTTGGCGGCATGCGGTAATGGGGCAGCTAAACCAACAGACACAACAGGTGACAAGGCCAAAGAAACAACAGCACCAGCACAAGCGGCATCCAAATATCCAGAAAAAGCGCTGAGTATCATCGCGCCATCCGGTGCAGGCGGCGGTTGGGATATGACGGCTCGTACGATTGCTAAAGTATTGTCAGAAACGAAAGCACTCGATAAGCCAGTTTCGGTAGAAAATAAACCGGGCGGAGGCGGAGCAGTTTTCTTAGCCGAATACGCGACGAAAGATGTGAAAGACAATTACAAATTGTTTGTAAGCTCGCCGCCGATTCTCATTAACCATCTGAAAAAAGAAGGCAACACGCCATACGGTTACACAGATACAACGCCACTTGCTCAATTGACGAAGGATTATGGCGCAATTGCGGTTGCGGCAAACTCGAAATATAAAGATTTGAAATCACTACTGGATGATTTGAAAGCGGATCCTACGAAATTGACGGTCGCTGGCGGTTCTGCACCTGGCTCCATGGATCACTTGGTTTCCATTCTTCCTGCTTTTAAATACGGTATCGACCCGAAAAAGGTGAAATACGTATCTTATGATGGCGGCGGAGAAGCAGTAACAGCTTTACTAGGCGGGAATGCAGATGTACTTGGAACTGATGCATCTTCCTTGGATCAGTATGTGAAAGCTGGCAAGATCAGAGTGCTCGCGGTAGCAGCTCCAGGGCGGCTTGGTGGCAGCATGAAAGATGTTCCAACGATGAAAGAACAAGGTGTTGATGCTGAGTTCTTGATCTGGCGCGGCTTCTTCGGACCGAAGAATATGGATGCTGGTGCGAAGAAATTCTGGGAAGATACGATCAAGAAAATGGTTGAGTCCGATACATGGAAAAAAGAAATGACTGCAAACAACTGGGAAACAGACTATAAAAAAGCGGATGATTTCAAAGCTTTCCTAGGTCAGCAAGAAACGCAATTGAAAGATATGTTGACAGCTTTGGGTATGCAGAAATAA
- a CDS encoding ATP-binding protein, translated as MRLQTKLILIICSLLVFIILSLGGIFYYLMTSALEDQIGTRALKVAETVASMPEIRHAFQLNDPSAVIQPIAETIREKIDAEYIVVGNREGIRYSHPLPDRIGKEMVGGDNGPVLEGQSIISKAIGSLGPSLRGKAPVFGDNGHVIGIVSVGFLTEDIAHITTAYQTRIEMISLIVLVVGLVGSVLIANNVRRSIHGLEPKEIGALYTEKKAILESIREGIIAVNREGVITMANRYALQLLQLPVTAKITGRQIEDVIPNTRLYEVVRSGKAEFDHEMLIGDHEVIVNRVPIIERKLGVTGAVSSFRSKSELYRLAEELSQVKRFAEALRAQTHEFSNKLYVISGLIQLESYQEAVELISREADVHQNWVQFIMREIPDPMIGGLLIGKFNHAQELKITFEIDHESSFSDIPAKIDRNMLVTIIGNLVDNAMEAVLAGGDHTEPYVKLFLTDLGEDLIIECEDRGVGIPEETSMAVFEKGFSTKEGEHRGIGLTLVQHAVGKLSGYITFHKNPAGGTIFTVAIPKIPDLKERSLPHGTPESNR; from the coding sequence ATGAGGCTGCAAACCAAGCTAATCTTGATTATTTGTTCATTGCTTGTCTTCATCATCCTAAGTCTAGGCGGCATTTTCTATTACTTAATGACTTCCGCCCTTGAGGATCAGATTGGCACACGCGCCTTGAAGGTAGCCGAAACAGTGGCTAGTATGCCTGAAATCAGACATGCCTTTCAATTAAACGATCCCTCGGCTGTTATTCAACCCATAGCGGAAACGATACGTGAGAAAATAGATGCGGAATACATCGTTGTTGGGAACCGCGAAGGTATCCGTTATTCGCATCCCCTGCCTGACCGAATAGGCAAAGAAATGGTTGGGGGAGATAACGGTCCCGTTCTTGAAGGGCAATCCATTATTTCCAAGGCAATTGGGTCTCTGGGTCCCTCCCTCCGCGGGAAAGCTCCAGTATTTGGCGACAATGGCCACGTGATTGGTATCGTATCCGTTGGCTTCCTGACAGAGGACATTGCACATATTACCACTGCGTATCAAACACGAATTGAGATGATCTCATTGATCGTTCTCGTCGTTGGACTTGTCGGCTCCGTCCTCATCGCTAATAACGTAAGGCGTTCCATTCATGGCTTGGAGCCCAAGGAAATCGGCGCCTTATATACCGAAAAGAAGGCGATTCTAGAATCCATTCGCGAAGGCATTATTGCTGTTAACCGTGAGGGTGTTATAACGATGGCAAACCGCTATGCGCTTCAGCTGCTGCAGCTGCCTGTCACGGCAAAAATTACTGGAAGACAAATTGAAGACGTTATACCAAATACGAGATTGTATGAAGTCGTTCGTTCGGGTAAAGCCGAATTTGACCATGAAATGCTCATTGGCGACCATGAGGTTATTGTGAATCGGGTACCGATAATTGAGCGAAAACTAGGCGTGACGGGTGCAGTTTCGAGCTTTCGCAGCAAATCAGAGCTGTATCGATTGGCCGAAGAACTGTCTCAAGTCAAACGCTTTGCAGAAGCGCTTCGCGCACAAACGCATGAATTTTCGAACAAGCTGTACGTCATCTCCGGGCTAATCCAGCTCGAATCGTATCAAGAAGCGGTCGAACTTATCTCTCGGGAGGCCGATGTGCATCAGAATTGGGTACAATTCATTATGCGAGAAATCCCCGATCCCATGATTGGCGGGCTGCTTATTGGCAAATTTAATCATGCACAGGAATTAAAAATAACGTTCGAAATTGATCACGAAAGCTCATTCAGCGATATCCCGGCTAAGATTGATCGAAATATGCTTGTTACCATCATTGGTAACCTTGTTGACAATGCTATGGAAGCGGTACTTGCTGGTGGCGATCATACGGAGCCTTATGTGAAGTTGTTTCTAACCGACCTTGGAGAGGATCTTATCATTGAATGCGAGGATCGAGGCGTAGGCATTCCTGAGGAAACGAGTATGGCTGTTTTTGAAAAAGGTTTTTCGACCAAAGAGGGGGAACACCGCGGCATTGGTCTCACTTTGGTCCAGCATGCTGTCGGAAAGTTGAGTGGGTACATTACCTTTCATAAAAACCCCGCTGGCGGCACCATTTTCACCGTTGCGATTCCCAAGATCCCTGATCTCAAAGAAAGGAGTCTGCCCCATGGAACACCAGAATCAAACCGTTGA
- a CDS encoding DUF977 family protein: MEHQNQTVEVLIVEDDVKIAEINRRFIEKVEGFHVVGIATDVGQAKEQLEILTPHLVLLDVYLPGANGLEMLSFIRQHYRETDVIMITAAKEIDAIRDAIRSGAFDYIIKPLVFNRLQETLLRYLNFHRELSRMNESGMINQSDVDRLMSGTSKKETNLDTSFLPKGIDKLTLVKIVQAISSASGGLTADQIAKEIGVSRSTGRRYLEHLVSSGDLYADLSYGVVGRPERVYRRKNA; encoded by the coding sequence ATGGAACACCAGAATCAAACCGTTGAAGTATTGATTGTAGAAGACGATGTGAAAATTGCCGAGATTAACAGACGATTCATAGAAAAAGTGGAAGGATTCCACGTTGTTGGTATCGCCACGGATGTGGGTCAAGCCAAGGAACAGTTGGAAATCCTGACTCCGCATCTCGTCCTGCTCGATGTCTACTTACCGGGTGCCAACGGCTTAGAGATGCTTTCCTTTATTCGGCAGCATTACCGGGAAACAGACGTCATTATGATCACAGCTGCCAAAGAAATAGACGCCATTCGTGACGCTATACGGAGCGGTGCGTTTGATTATATCATTAAGCCGCTCGTCTTTAATCGGCTTCAAGAAACGCTATTGCGCTATCTGAATTTCCATCGTGAACTGAGCCGGATGAACGAAAGCGGCATGATCAATCAGAGCGATGTTGATCGCCTTATGTCTGGAACCTCCAAGAAGGAAACCAACTTAGACACCTCTTTCCTGCCCAAAGGAATTGATAAGCTCACGTTAGTAAAAATCGTGCAAGCGATTTCGAGCGCATCTGGCGGCTTGACCGCTGATCAAATCGCCAAAGAAATTGGTGTCAGCCGCTCCACCGGCCGCCGTTATCTCGAGCACTTAGTCAGCTCAGGCGATTTATACGCCGACTTGTCTTATGGTGTGGTCGGTCGGCCAGAGCGGGTGTACCGGAGGAAAAATGCTTGA